A single region of the Stegostoma tigrinum isolate sSteTig4 chromosome 8, sSteTig4.hap1, whole genome shotgun sequence genome encodes:
- the si:ch211-121a2.4 gene encoding transmembrane protein 205 has protein sequence MMSSVPITMSTEGEPTTLAKLLHLMFLSTFWGMQIWVTFISRLIMGSNLTRHTFGFIQSRLFPYYFHLGSACAFFNLTIFAMYHPSELLTEEETFQIIVLFICVTVAGLNAQWFGKITSEIMADMHLIEQSCGLGKDIGLSTNREAYNKLKESNPKYKKFSHQLTLYHNTSSLCNLCCIICNGISLYYMAANLSTL, from the exons ATGATGTCATCTGTGCCAATTACCATGTCTACTGAAGGAGAACCTACAACATTAGCCAAGCTTCTGCACCTTATGTTCCTCTCCACCTTCTGGGGAATGCAGATATGGGTCACATTTATATCAC GTCTAATCATGGGCAGTAATCTCACGAGACACACGTTTGGCTTCATTCAGAGCAGACTTTTTCCATACTACTTTCACCTTGGATCTGCCTGTGCCTTCTTTAATTTAACCATTTTTGCCATGTATCATCCCAGTGAGTTGTTAACTGAAGAAGAGACATTTCAG ATTATTGTTCTTTTCATCTGTGTGACTGTTGCTGGGCTCAATGCACAATGGTTTGGTAAGATAACTTctgaaatcatggctgacatgcATCTGATTGAACAGAGCTGTGGGCTGGGGAAGGATATTGGATTGTCAACCAACAGAGAGGCCTATAACAAGCTGAAGGAGAGTAACCCCAAATATAAGAAATTTTCACATCAACTGACCCTGTATCACAATACTTCCTCTTTATGTAACCTGTGTTGCATTATCTGTAATGGGATAAGTTTGTACtacatggcagccaatttatcCACATTATGA
- the pigb gene encoding GPI mannosyltransferase 3 isoform X1: MDALRRKVFRGRHAAASETVRLRKRKSTLYSKERCNAERGAGAGLFGPDSYLIMFSVVLRIVNCFLVQTSFVPDEYWQSLEVAHNMVFKYGYLTWEWKQKLRGYVYPLFFASFFKLLQIFKKDTVQLLIWVPRLVQSILAALADVKLYSIMKKHESTEIAKWVFFSQMCSWFTWYCSTRTITNSMEAVLTVFTLYYYPFQGTKTGNSSKYLALTAFAIVVRPTAVILWLPLLFFHFWQELKKLDLFLYRCLPVGCLTLGISLTIDRIFYGEWVMVQWNFLKFNVIQNMGSFYGSHPWHWYFTQGFPVIMGTHFPFFIHGCLLVPKKYRVLLIAVTWTLVVYSFLSHKEFRFIYPVMPFCMLFCGYSLANLKTWKKPAVCFLLFSNMSLVLYTGLIHQRGTLDVMQHVQQLCKDMLPEKDEPSLFFLMPCHSTPFYSHVHCPIKMKFLECPPDLTGNNSYIDEADLFFEEPLKWLNIRFSGQASLPTHLVFYNAIEQKIEPFLMSRGYVKTAVYFHTHLPDGRIGSHVHVYERKMLDDR; this comes from the exons ATGGATGCTCTCCGTAGAAAGGTGTTTCGGGGTAGACACGCTGCTGCTTCAGAAACCGTCAGACTTAGGAAGAGAAAGTCAACATTGTACAGTAAAGAGCGCTGCAACGCAGAACGAGGTGCAGGTGCag gATTATTTGGTCCGGACTCGTATTTAATTATGTTCAGTGTCGTTTTAAGGATAGTGAACTGCTTTCTGGTCCAAACGAGTTTCGTTCCTGATGAGTATTGGCAGTCACTGGAAGTTGCACACAATATGGTCT TCAAATATGGTTATTTAACCTgggaatggaaacagaaacttCGAGGCTACGTGTATCCATTGTTCTTCGCAAGCTTTTTTAAATTGTTACAAATCTTCAAGAAGGATACAGTTCAACTCCTG ATCTGGGTTCCGCGACTAGTCCAGTCCATCCTTGCAGCACTGGCAGATGTAAAATTGTATTCAATTATGAAGAAGCACGAGAGCACAGAAATTGCTAAATGGGTG TTCTTTTCACAGATGTGTTCCTGGTTCACCTGGTATTGTAGCACCCGGACAATTACAAATAGTATGGAAGCTGTTCTAACCGTCTTTACGCTTTATTACTACCCTTTTCAGGGTACAAAGACTGGGAATAG TTCAAAGTATCTGGCTCTGACTGCTTTTGCGATCGTTGTGCGTCCTACTGCTGTTATCCTTTGGCTACCGCTGCTATTTTTTCATTTCTGGCAGGAGCTGAAGAAACTGGATCTATTTTTGTACAGATGTCTACCAGTTGG aTGCTTAACGCTTGGAATTTCTCTGACAATTGACCGAATATTTTATGGCGAG TGGGTTATGGTTCAATGGAATTTCCTCAAATTTAATGTGATTCAGAACATGGGATCATTCTACGGCTCACACCCTTGGCACTGGTACTTCACTCAGGGATTTCCTGTTATCATGGGAACtcattttcccttcttcattCATGGATGTCTTTTGGTGCCCAAGAAGTACAGAGTTTTGCTAATAGCGGTGACATGGACCCTCGTGGTGTATAG TTTCTTAAGTCATAAGGAATTCAGGTTTATTTATCCAGTAATGCCTTTCTGCATGTTGTTTTGCG GCTACTCATTGGCTAATTTGAAAACGTGGAAGAAGCCAGCAGTCTGTTTTCTGTTATTTTCAAATATGTCTCTAGTTTTGTATACTGGATTAATTCACCAGCGTGGAACACTGGATGTAATGCAGCATGTTCAACAGCTCTGTAAGGACATGTTGCCAGAGAAAGATGAGCCCTCCTTATTCTTTTTGATGCCCTGTCATTCAACACCATTTTACAG CCATGTTCATTGCCCAATAAAAATGAAGTTTCTGGAATGTCCTCCAGATCTGACTGGAAACAATAGTTATATTGATGAAGCGGATTTGTTTTTTGAGGAGCCACTTAAGTGGTTGAACATACGATTTTCTGGTCAAGCTTCACTTCCCACTCACTTAGTATTTTATAATGCAATAGAACAG AAAATAGAACCATTTCTGATGAGCAGGGGCTATGTGAAAACTGCAGTATATTTTCACACTCATCTGCCAGATGGTCGAATAGGAAGTCATGTTCACGTATACGAAAGGAAGATGTTGGATGATAGATGA
- the pigb gene encoding GPI mannosyltransferase 3 isoform X3, which produces MDALRRKVFRGRHAAASETVRLRKRKSTLYSKERCNAERGAGAGLFGPDSYLIMFSVVLRIVNCFLVQTSFVPDEYWQSLEVAHNMVFKYGYLTWEWKQKLRGYVYPLFFASFFKLLQIFKKDTVQLLIWVPRLVQSILAALADVKLYSIMKKHESTEIAKWVFFSQMCSWFTWYCSTRTITNSMEAVLTVFTLYYYPFQGTKTGNSSKYLALTAFAIVVRPTAVILWLPLLFFHFWQELKKLDLFLYRCLPVGCLTLGISLTIDRIFYGENMGSFYGSHPWHWYFTQGFPVIMGTHFPFFIHGCLLVPKKYRVLLIAVTWTLVVYSFLSHKEFRFIYPVMPFCMLFCGYSLANLKTWKKPAVCFLLFSNMSLVLYTGLIHQRGTLDVMQHVQQLCKDMLPEKDEPSLFFLMPCHSTPFYSHVHCPIKMKFLECPPDLTGNNSYIDEADLFFEEPLKWLNIRFSGQASLPTHLVFYNAIEQKIEPFLMSRGYVKTAVYFHTHLPDGRIGSHVHVYERKMLDDR; this is translated from the exons ATGGATGCTCTCCGTAGAAAGGTGTTTCGGGGTAGACACGCTGCTGCTTCAGAAACCGTCAGACTTAGGAAGAGAAAGTCAACATTGTACAGTAAAGAGCGCTGCAACGCAGAACGAGGTGCAGGTGCag gATTATTTGGTCCGGACTCGTATTTAATTATGTTCAGTGTCGTTTTAAGGATAGTGAACTGCTTTCTGGTCCAAACGAGTTTCGTTCCTGATGAGTATTGGCAGTCACTGGAAGTTGCACACAATATGGTCT TCAAATATGGTTATTTAACCTgggaatggaaacagaaacttCGAGGCTACGTGTATCCATTGTTCTTCGCAAGCTTTTTTAAATTGTTACAAATCTTCAAGAAGGATACAGTTCAACTCCTG ATCTGGGTTCCGCGACTAGTCCAGTCCATCCTTGCAGCACTGGCAGATGTAAAATTGTATTCAATTATGAAGAAGCACGAGAGCACAGAAATTGCTAAATGGGTG TTCTTTTCACAGATGTGTTCCTGGTTCACCTGGTATTGTAGCACCCGGACAATTACAAATAGTATGGAAGCTGTTCTAACCGTCTTTACGCTTTATTACTACCCTTTTCAGGGTACAAAGACTGGGAATAG TTCAAAGTATCTGGCTCTGACTGCTTTTGCGATCGTTGTGCGTCCTACTGCTGTTATCCTTTGGCTACCGCTGCTATTTTTTCATTTCTGGCAGGAGCTGAAGAAACTGGATCTATTTTTGTACAGATGTCTACCAGTTGG aTGCTTAACGCTTGGAATTTCTCTGACAATTGACCGAATATTTTATGGCGAG AACATGGGATCATTCTACGGCTCACACCCTTGGCACTGGTACTTCACTCAGGGATTTCCTGTTATCATGGGAACtcattttcccttcttcattCATGGATGTCTTTTGGTGCCCAAGAAGTACAGAGTTTTGCTAATAGCGGTGACATGGACCCTCGTGGTGTATAG TTTCTTAAGTCATAAGGAATTCAGGTTTATTTATCCAGTAATGCCTTTCTGCATGTTGTTTTGCG GCTACTCATTGGCTAATTTGAAAACGTGGAAGAAGCCAGCAGTCTGTTTTCTGTTATTTTCAAATATGTCTCTAGTTTTGTATACTGGATTAATTCACCAGCGTGGAACACTGGATGTAATGCAGCATGTTCAACAGCTCTGTAAGGACATGTTGCCAGAGAAAGATGAGCCCTCCTTATTCTTTTTGATGCCCTGTCATTCAACACCATTTTACAG CCATGTTCATTGCCCAATAAAAATGAAGTTTCTGGAATGTCCTCCAGATCTGACTGGAAACAATAGTTATATTGATGAAGCGGATTTGTTTTTTGAGGAGCCACTTAAGTGGTTGAACATACGATTTTCTGGTCAAGCTTCACTTCCCACTCACTTAGTATTTTATAATGCAATAGAACAG AAAATAGAACCATTTCTGATGAGCAGGGGCTATGTGAAAACTGCAGTATATTTTCACACTCATCTGCCAGATGGTCGAATAGGAAGTCATGTTCACGTATACGAAAGGAAGATGTTGGATGATAGATGA
- the pigb gene encoding GPI mannosyltransferase 3 isoform X2, which produces MDALRRKVFRGRHAAASETVRLRKRKSTLYSKERCNAERGAGLFGPDSYLIMFSVVLRIVNCFLVQTSFVPDEYWQSLEVAHNMVFKYGYLTWEWKQKLRGYVYPLFFASFFKLLQIFKKDTVQLLIWVPRLVQSILAALADVKLYSIMKKHESTEIAKWVFFSQMCSWFTWYCSTRTITNSMEAVLTVFTLYYYPFQGTKTGNSSKYLALTAFAIVVRPTAVILWLPLLFFHFWQELKKLDLFLYRCLPVGCLTLGISLTIDRIFYGEWVMVQWNFLKFNVIQNMGSFYGSHPWHWYFTQGFPVIMGTHFPFFIHGCLLVPKKYRVLLIAVTWTLVVYSFLSHKEFRFIYPVMPFCMLFCGYSLANLKTWKKPAVCFLLFSNMSLVLYTGLIHQRGTLDVMQHVQQLCKDMLPEKDEPSLFFLMPCHSTPFYSHVHCPIKMKFLECPPDLTGNNSYIDEADLFFEEPLKWLNIRFSGQASLPTHLVFYNAIEQKIEPFLMSRGYVKTAVYFHTHLPDGRIGSHVHVYERKMLDDR; this is translated from the exons ATGGATGCTCTCCGTAGAAAGGTGTTTCGGGGTAGACACGCTGCTGCTTCAGAAACCGTCAGACTTAGGAAGAGAAAGTCAACATTGTACAGTAAAGAGCGCTGCAACGCAGAACGAGGTGCAG gATTATTTGGTCCGGACTCGTATTTAATTATGTTCAGTGTCGTTTTAAGGATAGTGAACTGCTTTCTGGTCCAAACGAGTTTCGTTCCTGATGAGTATTGGCAGTCACTGGAAGTTGCACACAATATGGTCT TCAAATATGGTTATTTAACCTgggaatggaaacagaaacttCGAGGCTACGTGTATCCATTGTTCTTCGCAAGCTTTTTTAAATTGTTACAAATCTTCAAGAAGGATACAGTTCAACTCCTG ATCTGGGTTCCGCGACTAGTCCAGTCCATCCTTGCAGCACTGGCAGATGTAAAATTGTATTCAATTATGAAGAAGCACGAGAGCACAGAAATTGCTAAATGGGTG TTCTTTTCACAGATGTGTTCCTGGTTCACCTGGTATTGTAGCACCCGGACAATTACAAATAGTATGGAAGCTGTTCTAACCGTCTTTACGCTTTATTACTACCCTTTTCAGGGTACAAAGACTGGGAATAG TTCAAAGTATCTGGCTCTGACTGCTTTTGCGATCGTTGTGCGTCCTACTGCTGTTATCCTTTGGCTACCGCTGCTATTTTTTCATTTCTGGCAGGAGCTGAAGAAACTGGATCTATTTTTGTACAGATGTCTACCAGTTGG aTGCTTAACGCTTGGAATTTCTCTGACAATTGACCGAATATTTTATGGCGAG TGGGTTATGGTTCAATGGAATTTCCTCAAATTTAATGTGATTCAGAACATGGGATCATTCTACGGCTCACACCCTTGGCACTGGTACTTCACTCAGGGATTTCCTGTTATCATGGGAACtcattttcccttcttcattCATGGATGTCTTTTGGTGCCCAAGAAGTACAGAGTTTTGCTAATAGCGGTGACATGGACCCTCGTGGTGTATAG TTTCTTAAGTCATAAGGAATTCAGGTTTATTTATCCAGTAATGCCTTTCTGCATGTTGTTTTGCG GCTACTCATTGGCTAATTTGAAAACGTGGAAGAAGCCAGCAGTCTGTTTTCTGTTATTTTCAAATATGTCTCTAGTTTTGTATACTGGATTAATTCACCAGCGTGGAACACTGGATGTAATGCAGCATGTTCAACAGCTCTGTAAGGACATGTTGCCAGAGAAAGATGAGCCCTCCTTATTCTTTTTGATGCCCTGTCATTCAACACCATTTTACAG CCATGTTCATTGCCCAATAAAAATGAAGTTTCTGGAATGTCCTCCAGATCTGACTGGAAACAATAGTTATATTGATGAAGCGGATTTGTTTTTTGAGGAGCCACTTAAGTGGTTGAACATACGATTTTCTGGTCAAGCTTCACTTCCCACTCACTTAGTATTTTATAATGCAATAGAACAG AAAATAGAACCATTTCTGATGAGCAGGGGCTATGTGAAAACTGCAGTATATTTTCACACTCATCTGCCAGATGGTCGAATAGGAAGTCATGTTCACGTATACGAAAGGAAGATGTTGGATGATAGATGA
- the pigb gene encoding GPI mannosyltransferase 3 isoform X4 produces MFSVVLRIVNCFLVQTSFVPDEYWQSLEVAHNMVFKYGYLTWEWKQKLRGYVYPLFFASFFKLLQIFKKDTVQLLIWVPRLVQSILAALADVKLYSIMKKHESTEIAKWVFFSQMCSWFTWYCSTRTITNSMEAVLTVFTLYYYPFQGTKTGNSSKYLALTAFAIVVRPTAVILWLPLLFFHFWQELKKLDLFLYRCLPVGCLTLGISLTIDRIFYGEWVMVQWNFLKFNVIQNMGSFYGSHPWHWYFTQGFPVIMGTHFPFFIHGCLLVPKKYRVLLIAVTWTLVVYSFLSHKEFRFIYPVMPFCMLFCGYSLANLKTWKKPAVCFLLFSNMSLVLYTGLIHQRGTLDVMQHVQQLCKDMLPEKDEPSLFFLMPCHSTPFYSHVHCPIKMKFLECPPDLTGNNSYIDEADLFFEEPLKWLNIRFSGQASLPTHLVFYNAIEQKIEPFLMSRGYVKTAVYFHTHLPDGRIGSHVHVYERKMLDDR; encoded by the exons ATGTTCAGTGTCGTTTTAAGGATAGTGAACTGCTTTCTGGTCCAAACGAGTTTCGTTCCTGATGAGTATTGGCAGTCACTGGAAGTTGCACACAATATGGTCT TCAAATATGGTTATTTAACCTgggaatggaaacagaaacttCGAGGCTACGTGTATCCATTGTTCTTCGCAAGCTTTTTTAAATTGTTACAAATCTTCAAGAAGGATACAGTTCAACTCCTG ATCTGGGTTCCGCGACTAGTCCAGTCCATCCTTGCAGCACTGGCAGATGTAAAATTGTATTCAATTATGAAGAAGCACGAGAGCACAGAAATTGCTAAATGGGTG TTCTTTTCACAGATGTGTTCCTGGTTCACCTGGTATTGTAGCACCCGGACAATTACAAATAGTATGGAAGCTGTTCTAACCGTCTTTACGCTTTATTACTACCCTTTTCAGGGTACAAAGACTGGGAATAG TTCAAAGTATCTGGCTCTGACTGCTTTTGCGATCGTTGTGCGTCCTACTGCTGTTATCCTTTGGCTACCGCTGCTATTTTTTCATTTCTGGCAGGAGCTGAAGAAACTGGATCTATTTTTGTACAGATGTCTACCAGTTGG aTGCTTAACGCTTGGAATTTCTCTGACAATTGACCGAATATTTTATGGCGAG TGGGTTATGGTTCAATGGAATTTCCTCAAATTTAATGTGATTCAGAACATGGGATCATTCTACGGCTCACACCCTTGGCACTGGTACTTCACTCAGGGATTTCCTGTTATCATGGGAACtcattttcccttcttcattCATGGATGTCTTTTGGTGCCCAAGAAGTACAGAGTTTTGCTAATAGCGGTGACATGGACCCTCGTGGTGTATAG TTTCTTAAGTCATAAGGAATTCAGGTTTATTTATCCAGTAATGCCTTTCTGCATGTTGTTTTGCG GCTACTCATTGGCTAATTTGAAAACGTGGAAGAAGCCAGCAGTCTGTTTTCTGTTATTTTCAAATATGTCTCTAGTTTTGTATACTGGATTAATTCACCAGCGTGGAACACTGGATGTAATGCAGCATGTTCAACAGCTCTGTAAGGACATGTTGCCAGAGAAAGATGAGCCCTCCTTATTCTTTTTGATGCCCTGTCATTCAACACCATTTTACAG CCATGTTCATTGCCCAATAAAAATGAAGTTTCTGGAATGTCCTCCAGATCTGACTGGAAACAATAGTTATATTGATGAAGCGGATTTGTTTTTTGAGGAGCCACTTAAGTGGTTGAACATACGATTTTCTGGTCAAGCTTCACTTCCCACTCACTTAGTATTTTATAATGCAATAGAACAG AAAATAGAACCATTTCTGATGAGCAGGGGCTATGTGAAAACTGCAGTATATTTTCACACTCATCTGCCAGATGGTCGAATAGGAAGTCATGTTCACGTATACGAAAGGAAGATGTTGGATGATAGATGA